In the Helianthus annuus cultivar XRQ/B chromosome 11, HanXRQr2.0-SUNRISE, whole genome shotgun sequence genome, one interval contains:
- the LOC110890266 gene encoding pentatricopeptide repeat-containing protein At5g66520, producing MHRYTLSSSSLPLPQTHQPNPHPKPPLQNPLLHTFKTPFELKQFHTQIIKTNTPISILQLTHIASICALTPSFPYATKLIQLSCTNETDIWNHCLKQLADSDTPNNAVRLFIQLCTQGVCLNAFSFSHFIKACTRLEDGLYGKIVHGFIEKHGFQSNLYLLNGMVHLYVVSGEFESARQLFDKMPDRDVVTWNIMIKHLVKRGDVDEAYALFGRMPERNVRSWTAMIMGFVNIGKPKEAIELFNKMEEENVRPNEVTVVAVLAACADLCVHDLGKKIHEFSNRSGFKTNVRICNTLLDMYIKCGCLEAARSVFDEMEERTVVSWSAMIQGLAINGKGEEALTLFSKMIDLRIKPNAVTFIGLLHACSHMGMVNEGHEYFTSMSKDYGIVPQIEHYGCMVDLLSRAGLLKEAREFIKSMRVKPNGVVWGALLGGCRVHKNVELAEEVIEHLLELDPLNDGYYVVLSNIYAEAKRWEDAARVRKLMREKGVKKTPGSSSISVNGVVHEFVAGDESHPQTEAIQERWEKLLEEMRLRGYVPNTSVIVLDIEESEKVKFVLRHSEKLAAVFGLINTAKGTPIRIMKNLRVCEDCHAALKLISEIVDREIVVRDRNRFHCFKNGVCSCKDYW from the coding sequence ATGCATCGATACACACTCTCCTCATCTTCACTACCTCTTCCTCAAACCCACCAACCAAATCCTCATCCAAAACCCCCACTACAAAACCCTCTTCTACACACCTTCAAAACCCCATTTGAACTCAAACAATTTCACACCCAAATCATCAAAACAAACACACCCATATCTATACTCCAACTTACCCATATAGCCTCCATTTGTGCACTCACTCCCAGCTTCCCATACGCTACAAAACTCATTCAACTCTCTTGCACTAACGAGACTGACATATGGAACCATTGTTTGAAACAATTAGCTGATAGTGATACCCCTAATAATGCTGTTCGTTTGTTCATTCAATTATGCACGCAAGGTGTTTGTTTAAATGCTTTTAGTTTTTCGCATTTTATTAAAGCTTGTACGAGACTTGAGGACGGGTTATATGGGAAGATTGTTCATGGGTTTATTGAGAAACATGGGTTTCAATCCAATTTGTATTTGCTAAATGGTATGGTGCATTTGTATGTGGTTTCGGGTGAGTTTGAGAGTGCGCGCCaattgtttgataaaatgcctgaCCGAGATGTTGTTACGTGGAACATAATGATTAAGCATTTGGTGAAAAGGGGGGATGTGGATGAGGCGTATGCGTTGTTCGGTAGGATGCCGGAGAGGAATGTGAGGTCGTGGACGGCTATGATCATGGGGTTTGTTAACATTGGAAAACCGAAGGAAGCGATTGAGCTTTTTAATAAGATGGAAGAGGAAAATGTACGTCCGAATGAGGTTACGGTGGTGGCGGTTCTTGCAGCGTGTGCGGATCTTTGCGTGCATGATTTAGGGAAAAAGATTCATGAGTTCTCGAACCGAAGTGGGTTTAAAACAAACGTTCGCATTTGCAACACGTTGTTGGATATGTACATTAAATGCGGATGTCTAGAAGCGGCTCGTAGTGTTTTCGACGAGATGGAGGAGCGAACGGTTGTGTCGTGGTCGGCTATGATCCAAGGGTTAGCGATCAACGGAAAGGGCGAGGAAGCTTTAACGTTATTCTCCAAGATGATCGATTTACGAATCAAACCAAACGCGGTAACATTTATCGGACTCTTACATGCTTGTAGCCACATGGGGATGGTAAACGAGGGCCACGAGTATTTCACCAGCATGAGTAAAGATTACGGTATAGTTCCCCAAATCGAACACTACGGTTGTATGGTTGATCTTCTCAGTCGGGCCGGGTTACTCAAAGAAGCGCGTGAGTTCATAAAAAGTATGCGTGTTAAACCAAACGGGGTGGTATGGGGCGCACTTCTTGGCGGCTGCAGGGTCCACAAGAACGTTGAATTGGCCGAAGAAGTGATCGAACATCTTCTTGAACTAGATCCGCTTAACGATGGGTACTATGTTGTTTTATCGAACATTTACGCAGAAGCTAAGAGGTGGGAAGATGCTGCAAGAGTGAGAAAGTTGATGAGAGAGAAAGGCGTGAAGAAAACACCCGGGTCAAGTTCAATTTCCGTTAACGGTGTAGTGCATGAGTTTGTGGCTGGAGACGAGTCTCATCCGCAGACCGAAGCGATACAAGAAAGATGGGAGAAGTTGTTAGAAGAAATGAGGTTGAGAGGGTATGTACCGAACACTTCGGTTATTGTTCTTGACATAGAAGAGAGCGAAAAAGTCAAATTTGTATTGCGACATAGTGAAAAGTTAGCGGCTGTGTTTGGTTTAATTAATACAGCGAAGGGAACTCCGATTAGGATCATGAAGAATCTTCGTGTTTGTGAAGATTGTCATGCTGCTTTGAAGTTGATTTCGGAGATTGTTGATAGGGAGATAGTAGTAAGGGATAGGAACCGGTTTCATTGCTTCAAAAATGGTGTGTGTTCGTGCAAAGATTATTGGTAA